A single genomic interval of Planctomycetota bacterium harbors:
- a CDS encoding AAA family ATPase, which translates to MTADDRPILFPTMRLEPDLVQDLRRLNPWWEGKPMQVLPRTRRHLVQSIHQRLEKKLAPIVVVRGPRQIGKTTAQLHVISDLLARGVSPRRIFRVQCDELPHLSRLKEPILRMVDWFEQAVLQQTLNEAAHAKRPTYLIFDEVQNLSDWGPQLKSLVDASTTQVLVTGSSALRIEMGRDSLAGRISTIEAGVLSLTEIAMFHSLDIGPPFLKDNGVEPLTRKEFWVTLRQHGIDHAGNRDAAFGFFSERGGYPLAHERADIAWPHVADQLNENVIRRVIQHDLRVGEKGRKRDAALLEELFRLACRYVGQSPGATLLAREAQRTLQANVGIQRVNSYLRFLDNTLLLRVIKPLEIRLKRSKGNAKICLADHALRASWLQEIVPLDTKRLAREPHLTDLAGRIAESVVGATLSTINSLDIAHLPQRSDQGEIDFILTVGTTRIPLEVKYQRRIQGMADTEGIRTFLERAVNNAPFGILVTQSDDVSVDDPRIICMPLSTLMLLR; encoded by the coding sequence ATGACAGCAGACGACCGGCCGATTCTGTTTCCGACGATGAGGTTGGAGCCCGACCTCGTTCAGGATCTGCGCCGACTGAACCCATGGTGGGAAGGCAAGCCGATGCAGGTCTTGCCGCGGACGCGCCGGCATCTTGTGCAATCCATACATCAGCGGCTTGAGAAAAAATTGGCGCCGATCGTCGTTGTCCGCGGGCCTCGGCAGATCGGCAAGACAACGGCGCAACTGCACGTGATCAGCGATCTGCTTGCTCGCGGCGTATCGCCTCGACGGATTTTTCGTGTACAGTGCGACGAGTTGCCGCATCTGAGTCGTCTCAAAGAGCCGATCTTGCGTATGGTTGATTGGTTCGAGCAGGCGGTTTTACAACAGACGCTCAATGAAGCGGCGCATGCGAAGCGGCCGACATATCTTATTTTTGATGAAGTGCAGAACCTGTCGGATTGGGGGCCGCAACTCAAATCGTTGGTGGATGCTTCGACAACGCAGGTGTTGGTGACGGGAAGTTCGGCACTGAGAATCGAGATGGGACGCGACAGTCTCGCAGGCCGAATATCGACAATCGAAGCAGGTGTTCTTTCATTGACTGAAATCGCGATGTTCCATTCGTTGGATATCGGTCCGCCATTCTTGAAGGACAATGGCGTAGAACCGCTCACACGAAAGGAATTTTGGGTTACGTTGCGTCAGCACGGGATTGATCATGCCGGGAACCGTGACGCCGCATTCGGCTTTTTTTCCGAGCGCGGCGGATATCCGCTTGCTCATGAACGCGCCGATATTGCATGGCCGCATGTCGCTGACCAATTAAACGAGAATGTGATTCGCCGGGTTATCCAGCACGATTTGCGTGTAGGCGAAAAGGGCCGTAAACGGGACGCGGCGTTGCTTGAGGAGTTGTTTCGGCTCGCCTGCCGGTACGTCGGTCAAAGTCCCGGCGCGACGCTTTTGGCACGTGAGGCGCAGCGGACGCTACAGGCAAACGTCGGCATCCAACGTGTCAATTCATATTTGCGATTTCTTGATAATACTCTGCTGCTGCGTGTGATCAAACCGCTGGAGATTCGCCTCAAACGAAGCAAGGGCAATGCAAAAATTTGTTTGGCGGATCACGCACTTCGGGCCAGTTGGCTTCAGGAAATCGTGCCGCTCGATACGAAACGGCTCGCACGCGAACCCCACTTGACGGACTTGGCGGGGCGGATTGCGGAAAGCGTTGTGGGCGCCACATTGTCAACTATCAACAGTCTCGACATTGCTCACTTGCCGCAACGGTCCGACCAGGGTGAGATAGACTTTATCCTCACCGTTGGAACAACGCGTATACCGCTCGAAGTGAAGTATCAGCGTCGAATTCAGGGTATGGCGGATACGGAGGGTATCCGTACGTTCCTCGAACGTGCAGTCAATAATGCTCCATTCGGAATTCTTGTGACGCAATCGGACGATGTTTCGGTTGATGATCCACGTATCATTTGCATGCCCCTATCAACGCTGATGCTCCTCCGATAG